The following proteins come from a genomic window of Deinococcus malanensis:
- the thrC gene encoding threonine synthase yields the protein MPGLLERYRSYLPMTDRTPVLSLSEGSTPLIHAPHLSRELGCELYLKYEGLNPTGSFKDRGMVMAVAKAMEDGADTVICASTGNTSAAAAAYAARAGLRCIVLIPDGNIALGKLAQAMAYGARIVAINGNFDVALNLVRDISASHPIALVNSVNPFRLQGQKTAAFEIVDELGSAPDILAIPVGNAGNISAYWMGFREYRSAGRMEALPRMYGFQASGAAPLARGVDRVENPETLATAIRIGAPASAHLARAAVSESGGLFDMVTDDEIMEAQQLVAREGVFCEPASAAPVAGLLKRHVAGQLPAGQRIVAVLTGNGLKDPNSAMRHVATPVAVEAQIERVVESIL from the coding sequence ATGCCTGGACTTCTTGAACGTTACCGCTCCTACCTGCCCATGACCGACCGCACGCCTGTGCTCAGCCTCAGTGAAGGCAGCACGCCTCTGATTCACGCACCGCACCTGAGCCGAGAGCTGGGCTGCGAACTGTACCTGAAATACGAGGGGTTGAATCCCACCGGCAGCTTCAAGGACCGGGGCATGGTCATGGCTGTAGCCAAAGCCATGGAAGATGGGGCCGACACCGTGATCTGTGCCAGCACCGGCAACACCAGTGCTGCCGCAGCTGCGTATGCTGCCCGGGCAGGCTTGCGCTGCATCGTCCTGATTCCTGACGGCAATATCGCGCTGGGCAAGCTGGCCCAGGCCATGGCCTACGGCGCGCGGATCGTGGCCATCAACGGCAACTTCGATGTGGCTCTGAATCTGGTGCGGGATATCAGCGCTTCCCACCCCATTGCCCTGGTCAACAGCGTCAATCCCTTCCGCCTGCAGGGCCAGAAGACCGCAGCTTTCGAAATCGTGGATGAGCTGGGCAGTGCCCCGGACATCCTGGCCATTCCAGTCGGCAACGCCGGGAACATCAGTGCATACTGGATGGGCTTCCGGGAGTACCGCAGCGCCGGCAGGATGGAGGCTCTGCCGCGCATGTACGGCTTCCAGGCCTCCGGTGCCGCGCCCCTGGCCCGGGGGGTGGACCGGGTCGAAAATCCGGAGACCCTGGCCACGGCCATCCGCATCGGGGCGCCGGCCAGCGCCCACCTGGCCCGAGCGGCGGTCAGCGAGAGTGGCGGCCTGTTCGATATGGTTACCGACGACGAGATCATGGAAGCCCAGCAGCTGGTGGCCCGGGAGGGCGTGTTCTGCGAACCCGCCAGCGCCGCACCGGTGGCCGGGTTGCTCAAGCGCCACGTAGCCGGACAGCTCCCGGCCGGGCAGCGCATCGTGGCGGTCCTGACCGGTAACGGCTTGAAGGACCCCAACAGCGCCATGCGTCACGTCGCCACTCCTGTTGCCGTCGAGGCCCAGATCGAACGCGTCGTGGAGAGCATCCTTTGA
- a CDS encoding GlsB/YeaQ/YmgE family stress response membrane protein, which produces MGWIITILVGALCGWLASLIMKTDAQQGAVANILIGIVGSILAQFLFGNMLNIGGEAAGNGFSFWSIVWGVVGSVVLIAILKALRVLR; this is translated from the coding sequence ATGGGTTGGATTATCACTATTCTGGTTGGCGCACTCTGCGGTTGGCTCGCGAGCCTCATCATGAAGACCGACGCTCAGCAGGGCGCTGTGGCTAACATCCTCATCGGCATTGTCGGCAGCATCCTCGCGCAGTTCCTGTTTGGCAACATGCTGAACATCGGCGGCGAGGCAGCCGGTAACGGCTTTAGCTTCTGGAGCATCGTCTGGGGTGTGGTGGGCAGTGTGGTACTGATTGCCATCCTCAAGGCTCTGCGCGTTCTACGCTAA
- the rpmB gene encoding 50S ribosomal protein L28 has translation MAKVCEVCGKGPIVVNSVIRRGKARAAGGVGRKVTGVTKRSQKPNLQPLTVTRGGVSLRLRVCSKCRKSVSAA, from the coding sequence ATGGCAAAAGTGTGTGAAGTGTGCGGTAAGGGACCGATTGTCGTGAACTCGGTTATCCGCCGTGGTAAGGCCCGTGCAGCGGGCGGCGTCGGTCGCAAGGTTACTGGTGTTACGAAGCGTAGTCAGAAACCGAATCTGCAGCCTCTTACGGTCACCCGCGGCGGCGTCAGCCTCCGTCTGCGCGTGTGCAGCAAGTGCCGTAAAAGCGTCTCTGCGGCCTGA
- the lspA gene encoding signal peptidase II: MPLLRERVRSVPVWFPLVLAAGLLLGDQLLKAWALSNLQQGAPAIPVIPGILDWVLTFNTGAAWSMFSGSAVPLAVVRLLVGLGILVYLTLRPQTRFLSLVLSLIAAGAIGNAIDGLRFGKVTDMIHAPFLSAITRALGQGDFPIFNLADMCVVLGTLLLLLASFRRDPHTR; encoded by the coding sequence GTGCCTCTCCTGCGTGAACGTGTCCGCTCCGTGCCTGTGTGGTTTCCCCTGGTGCTGGCCGCAGGCCTGCTGCTGGGCGACCAGCTGCTGAAGGCCTGGGCCCTGAGCAATCTCCAGCAGGGCGCTCCTGCCATTCCTGTTATTCCCGGCATCCTGGACTGGGTCCTGACCTTCAACACCGGCGCCGCCTGGAGCATGTTCAGCGGCAGTGCCGTTCCTCTGGCTGTTGTGCGCTTGCTGGTCGGGCTGGGCATTCTGGTGTACCTCACCCTTCGCCCCCAGACGCGCTTTCTGAGTCTGGTGCTGAGCCTGATCGCTGCCGGAGCTATAGGAAACGCCATTGACGGCCTGCGCTTCGGCAAGGTGACAGACATGATTCATGCGCCGTTCCTGAGCGCCATTACCCGCGCGCTAGGACAGGGAGACTTTCCGATTTTCAATCTGGCTGATATGTGCGTGGTTCTTGGCACCTTGCTGCTGCTGCTGGCGAGTTTCCGGCGCGATCCGCATACCCGCTAA